The genomic segment GTATGGCAAAGTATTTGGAAGATAATTCTGTCAGTGCTGACAGAATCATAAAAGAGCCAAAAGCACGTAATACCTACGAAAATTTACGCTATTCAAGTCATTATTTTAAAGGTAAAGTTATCTTAGTGACCAGCGATTTTCATTTAGAACGAAGTTTAGTTTTAGCTGAAAAACAACATTTGATTCATGTTTCAGGATTTGCCGCAAAGACGACATTAAAAAATAAGTTGGAGATTTTAAGTGCTTATTTTCATGAAACGTTAGGACTAGGTCGAGCTTTGATTTTTGGTCATTAACATGAGCTAACTTACTTAATAAGTATTATTTAATTTCATATATTCTACACGAGAGGAAAAATATGTTTCAGCCTGAACAAATAAGTAAATTAAACGATCTCGAAACGCTTGTATTTGATTTTATTATTAAATCACCTGAACAAGTACAGCAGATGACTATTCGAGATTTAGCAAATCATGTTCATGTTTCAACTTCGACAATTGTTCGTCTTTGTACTAAGCTTGGCTTTGAAGGTTGGGCAGATTTAAAATTTTATCTAAAAAATCAGACGCGTGAGAAAACACCAGAGGAACAGCATTACGATAATATGCTTGAGTTCAATATGTTTCTCAGGAGAATGAATACAGATGCTTACCAATCTCGATTAAACAAAGCCGCACAAATGATTTCAGAAGCGGACTATACTGTATTTTTAGGATTAGGCACGTCAGGATCTTTGAGCGATTATGCAACAAAATATTTTGTTAATACAGGACTTAGGAGCTTTGTGATAACAGACCCATTTCAAGCGATTCAAGTAAAAGGGATTGGAAATATTGTAGCGGTTATTTTGTCCGTATCTGGTGAAACAGAGCAAGTAGTTAACAAAGAACTCGAATTTAAAGCGAGCGGAGCAAAAATTATTTCAATCACAAATCATGAAGATTGTACGGTCGCTAAATTAGCAGACCATCAACTTTCATACCATTTGATTAATGAATGGTCGAAACAATATCCTCTGGGTAATCTAACGACTCAACTTCCTGTATTAGCGATATTAGAGATTCTTGCTCATAAATCAATTGACTATCTTGTTAATAAAGACAAATAAGTATTTGAATTGTAGCAGTAAAATTCTGTTTCAAAATTAGAAACATATTTTAAGAAAATTTCTGCTTTATGCAGGAATTTTTTTTGCAAAAATGTGAAAAAGCTTAAAAGAATAAGAATTCTGAAGGATCATATTTTGTTTTTTTATTGGTTGAATTCCTAGTTTAATCAATTAGGTAACGCTTGCATTTCTAAAATGAAAACGTTATAATAATTTCATGGAAACGTTAATATGAAACGTTAAGAAAAGGAGAAATAATTATGGCAGAAAAAGTTATCGCACTCGCATGTGCCGCTGGTATGTCTACTTCATTGTTGGTTTCTAAAATGCAAAAAGCAGCAGCAGAGGGAGGAAAAGATTACGAAATTTTCGCTAAATCAACTGCAGATATTGATAATATGCTCGCTGGAACAGGTTCGCCAAAACCAGATGTATTGTTGTTAGGACCACAAGTTGCATTCATGAAGGGTGAAGTTGCCAAAAAAGCAGAAGCTGCAGGTGTTCCTATGGACGTTATCAAAATGCAAGACTACGGTATGATGCGTGGAGATAAGGTTCTTGCAGCAGCAGAAGCAATTATGAAATAGGATTCAATTTAACAGTTAAAAGTGAGGAGCGTTAAGCTCCTTTGCTATATCTTGGGTTTTGTAATTTGTTTTGACTTTTGAAACAAAAAATCCAAGTGATATACAATCAAAAATGAGCGATTTATTGCAGATATTCTGTAATGGATTGACTAAAATGTAGCAAATAATAAAGTTTTGAGCGTCTGAAGTTGTGGAGAACCTAATACCAAAATATTAGTGTCTGAATTCTAAACATGATATCTTAAATAACGAAAGTATAAGAATAGGAGTCAAGTTGAGATTTTATAATTTCAAAATAAGCGCTCTCACATTTTAAAGGAGAAATTATGAGTGATAAATACGAAAATCCAACCAGTGATGAATACATGGGAGTAGTAATGGGAATTATCATGAGTGGTGGTAATGCCAAAGGGTTGGCTTTTCAAGCGATTCAACAAGCTAAAGATGGTGATTTTGAAGCAGCTGAAAATTCATTGAACGATGCAGGAGAACAACTTCGCGAAGCTCATGATGTCCAGACAGACCTTTTGACACGTTTAGCTCAAGGGGAAAAAATTGGTTGGAATCTTTATATGGTTCATGCTCAGGACCATTTGATGAATGCGATTACTTTTAAAGACCTTGCGGTTGAAGTGGTTAACCAAGAAAAACGCATCCAAGCCTTGGAAAATAAATAATTCTTAAAAGTTGCGTCTAACGCAGCTTTTTTATACTAGCTCTACTTAAAATCCAAAAGGATATTATATCACAACTATTCATACGCCAGTATCCATTCAATCTATCTCGCTGCCCATGATAAAGTACCTAGTTGTTAAAGCAGCAAGGCGAATTTGTTCGATATATGAGTCGCAATCGCAATCTGCTGGAGCAATAATCTAAGAAAGGACTCGCTCATACTCATAAGGTGAAGGAGCTAACGTTAAATGATTAATATATCATTAATTATAGTTTTCGAGATGAGATAAATTGTTAGTGTGAAAAAATTTTTATCTTGTTTTTAAATAATTTATAGTAAATTTTATTCAAATCATAAAAGGAGGAAAATATGAGTTTTTTTGGGAATGTTGATTTTCAAAAACTAACCTACACCGAGCGTATAATTTATAGTTACCTACGTGATAATGTTGATAAAATTCCATACTTGCACGTTCGAGACGTTGCATCGGAAGCTCATGCTGGAACTTCTAGTGTTATGCGGTTAGTACATAAGATGGGTTATAATTCTTATACTGAATTTAAAGAGTATGTGACTAAGAAAAAACAGCTTGAAGAAGTAGAACCTAGTGCCTCAACACAATTTTCTTTAGATATTTTTCCAGAAAACTTCGAGCAACGTTTGGGTGAATTAGCACATCGAATCATAGAGAGCGATAATATTATATTTACAGGAGTAG from the Lactococcus allomyrinae genome contains:
- a CDS encoding MurR/RpiR family transcriptional regulator, which codes for MFQPEQISKLNDLETLVFDFIIKSPEQVQQMTIRDLANHVHVSTSTIVRLCTKLGFEGWADLKFYLKNQTREKTPEEQHYDNMLEFNMFLRRMNTDAYQSRLNKAAQMISEADYTVFLGLGTSGSLSDYATKYFVNTGLRSFVITDPFQAIQVKGIGNIVAVILSVSGETEQVVNKELEFKASGAKIISITNHEDCTVAKLADHQLSYHLINEWSKQYPLGNLTTQLPVLAILEILAHKSIDYLVNKDK
- a CDS encoding PTS sugar transporter subunit IIB translates to MAEKVIALACAAGMSTSLLVSKMQKAAAEGGKDYEIFAKSTADIDNMLAGTGSPKPDVLLLGPQVAFMKGEVAKKAEAAGVPMDVIKMQDYGMMRGDKVLAAAEAIMK
- a CDS encoding PTS lactose/cellobiose transporter subunit IIA, whose translation is MSDKYENPTSDEYMGVVMGIIMSGGNAKGLAFQAIQQAKDGDFEAAENSLNDAGEQLREAHDVQTDLLTRLAQGEKIGWNLYMVHAQDHLMNAITFKDLAVEVVNQEKRIQALENK